A stretch of the Amycolatopsis sp. BJA-103 genome encodes the following:
- a CDS encoding HNH endonuclease translates to MLLNATFEPLTALPLRRAVVLVMCGKAEVVHGDPAGLELHAASVSLPVPSVIRLSTYVRVPYRAQVPLTRAGLMHRDRYRCAYCGGRAETIDHVIPRSRGGPHSWTNCVACCAKCNHRKADKLLSEIGWRLRVVPRAPHGPHWRLLAHSKEADPLWRPYLGTAA, encoded by the coding sequence TTGCTGTTGAACGCCACGTTCGAGCCGCTCACGGCGTTGCCGCTGCGGCGCGCTGTGGTCCTCGTGATGTGCGGCAAGGCCGAGGTGGTGCACGGCGACCCGGCAGGGCTCGAACTGCACGCCGCTTCGGTGTCGTTGCCCGTGCCCTCGGTGATCCGGCTGAGCACCTACGTGCGCGTGCCTTACCGCGCGCAGGTGCCGCTGACCAGGGCCGGGCTGATGCATCGCGACCGGTACCGCTGCGCCTACTGCGGAGGGCGGGCCGAGACGATCGACCACGTCATCCCGCGTAGCCGGGGCGGTCCCCACAGCTGGACGAACTGCGTGGCCTGCTGCGCCAAGTGCAACCACCGGAAGGCGGACAAGCTGCTTTCCGAGATCGGCTGGCGGCTGCGCGTCGTGCCGAGGGCCCCGCACGGGCCGCACTGGCGGCTGCTCGCGCATTCCAAGGAGGCCGACCCGTTGTGGCGGCCGTACCTGGGAACCGCGGCCTGA
- the ctaJ gene encoding aa3-type cytochrome oxidase subunit CtaJ: MNLVETILVFAVIPLAIYALCGVATLRSKGAGVARYRPGQPWEYPAMWWSANPDGVGARHSHANTGGATAVGAANTTSVTGGARGNW; this comes from the coding sequence GTGAACCTTGTCGAGACGATCCTGGTCTTCGCGGTGATCCCCTTGGCCATCTACGCACTTTGCGGAGTGGCCACGCTGCGGTCGAAGGGCGCGGGCGTCGCCCGGTACCGGCCGGGGCAGCCGTGGGAGTACCCGGCCATGTGGTGGAGCGCCAACCCCGACGGTGTCGGCGCCAGGCATTCGCACGCGAACACGGGCGGCGCGACCGCCGTCGGCGCGGCGAACACGACTTCGGTGACGGGAGGCGCTCGTGGCAACTGGTGA
- a CDS encoding DUF5130 family protein — translation MATGELTHSSTAVDEAPGYGAVVTSSGRISAAKMYEPAGPISPFTTQQLARLDEALTLASRETGLDFSVYLGDLGEDTRVAAEGLLATTDNPADGVFLAVSPGQRAIEIVTGSQAKHRLPDRGAKLAVASMVASFKEGDLVGGLVNALRMLSDQAGAPQH, via the coding sequence GTGGCAACTGGTGAACTGACCCATTCGTCCACTGCTGTTGACGAAGCGCCCGGTTACGGCGCCGTCGTTACCTCCAGCGGCCGGATCTCCGCCGCCAAGATGTACGAACCGGCTGGGCCGATCAGCCCATTCACCACCCAGCAGCTTGCCCGGCTGGACGAGGCGCTGACCCTGGCCAGCCGCGAGACCGGCCTGGACTTCAGCGTGTACCTCGGCGACCTCGGCGAGGACACCCGCGTCGCGGCCGAGGGTCTGCTCGCCACGACCGACAACCCGGCCGACGGCGTGTTCCTCGCCGTGTCGCCCGGGCAGCGGGCCATCGAGATCGTGACGGGCTCGCAGGCCAAGCACCGCCTGCCCGACCGCGGTGCGAAGCTCGCCGTGGCCAGCATGGTGGCCTCCTTCAAGGAAGGCGACCTCGTCGGCGGGCTCGTGAACGCTCTCCGCATGCTGAGCGACCAGGCCGGCGCTCCGCAGCACTAA